From a single Raphanus sativus cultivar WK10039 chromosome 3, ASM80110v3, whole genome shotgun sequence genomic region:
- the LOC130509509 gene encoding uncharacterized protein LOC130509509, which yields MIFTIRISLMRLMDLFHVLVSEGDSIFEVSSGASTSSKTQSQKMPIQPSFRSRGRSTKAASSSRGSDKNQGGSFLDSVKEVLDEGGSAPAKGVGSSEPKVQEVGLPSEVPMTEADPQIVRDPPESEPPRNKRSRTDQVDRPSRSSSSSSRGGTVGWNFAHSKPGSVLDDPWGLATLMRHMKSPGCSLPSISNLTHKDEYVDIAHHMGQLAGAINRAQFKFEDAVHNAPSAEELAQVTELVKANKTELNQTRALISDLQAEVKRLGSKCDAQQGTIESQLIDLQVKNRKIGELDAARKIAEYQVKELISTSQNSQKNKEAEVRLAVRRGKKEVAEAYNKILVIVKEKFSKKKDEVDLLVHAQEIQANTELLKDILDGEIKSAQDEYDHLVAIMPEAVAAYEKAQVSDFSIGKLPLPQLSESSGTFEVNMFNLFLSGEFGSNLGLVGSYSAPVETASGGNDKEMEEEVPEEEDPVGKGAEKSSDDKEV from the exons atgatttttactaTCCGAATTAGTCTTATGCGACTAATGGATCTTTTTCATGTCTTAGTCTCTGAAGGTGATTCCATTTTCGAAGTTTcctccggagcaagtacttcttcgaagactcaatcacagaagatgccaattcaaccttccttccgttccaggggtagatcgaccaaggctgccagctcctctagagggagtgataagaaccaaggaggatccttccttgactctgtgaaggaggtTCTTGATGAAGGAGGttctgctcctgctaaaggtgttggctcttcggagcctaaggttcaggaagttggccttccctccgaggtcccgatgactgaagctgatcctcaaatAGTGAGGGATCCTCCGGAGTCTGAGCCCCCGAGGAATAAGAGGTCTCGAACTGACCAGGTTGATAGgccttcgaggtcttcctcctcctcctctagaggagggaccgttggctggaactttgctcattcgaaacctggatcggttttggacgatccgtggggtttggctactctgatgaggcacatgaagagtcccgggtgttccctcccttcgatctccaatctcacgcacaaggatgagtacgtcgatattgctcatcacatgggtcag CTGGCTGGTGCTATTAACAGAgctcagttcaagtttgaggacgctgtacacaatgcccctagtgctgaggaattagcccaggtcactgagttggtcaaggccaacaagactgagctcaaccagactcgggctctgatctcggatctccaagccgaggtgaagagacttggctctaagtgtgatgctcagcaagggacgatcgagagccagctgattgacctccaggtgaagaataggaagattggggagttggatgctgctcggaagatagccgagtatcaagtcaaggagctgattTCCACATCACAgaacagccagaagaacaaggaggctgaggtcaggctagccgtccgaAGAGGAAAGAAAGAGGTAGCCGAAGCCTACAACAAGATTCTGGTtattgtcaaggagaagttctccaagaagaaggacgaagtcgacctcctggttcatgcccaagagattcaagccaacaccgagctcctgaaagacatactggatggcgagattaagagtGCTCAAGACGAGTATGATCACTTGGTAGCCATaatgccggaagctgttgcagcgtacgagaaggctcaggtctcggatttctcgatcggcaagctccctcttccccaactctctgagagctcaggtacttttgaggtcaatatgtttaatctcttcctttctggagagtttggttctaatttgggattggtgggttcttactcagccccagtcgaaaccgcctctggaggtaacgacaaggagatggaggaggaggttcctgaggaggaagatccagttggtaagggagctgagaagagctcggatgacaaggaagtttaa